GAACTGTCCAACCCCGGCGCCATTGTGCCCGGCGCCATCGGCGCCATCGCTCTGCTCCTTGCCTTTTTCGGTTTGCAGACCCTGCCGGTTAATTATGTCGGGGTGCTGCTGCTGCTGCTCGCCATCGTGCTCTTCATGCTGGAAATCTATGTGTCGTCCTACGGCATGCTGACCGTGGGCGGTCTTTTGTCCCTTGCCCTCGGTTCCCTGATGCTCATCGACACGGCCGATCCCACCCTGCAGATCTCGCGGGCGGTGATTTTCGCCACGGTGCTGGTCTGCGGCGGTTTCTTCATTCTGGTCATCTATTTCGTGACCCGCACGCAGCGCCGCCCCGCCTATTCCGGGGCGGAGGGCCTGGTGGGCGAGCGCGGCACGGCCCAGTCGGCCATCGCCCCCGAAGGCAAGGTGTTCGTGCATGGTGAACTCTGGACCGCCCGCTCCGCCGAGCCCATTGAATCGGGTGAGACAGTGGAGGTGGTGGCCATGATTCCGGGCATGAAGCTGGAGGTGCGCCGGATCGATGCTTCACGCGACGCGCAGGCAAGATCCTGATGTCTGCCATTTTTCCCTGGATGTAAAGGAGGTTTTTCATGGAACTGCCCATCAATATCTTTTGGCTGGTGCTTCTTGCCCTGCTCGTGGCGATCGTGGCCAGCGCCGTGCGCATGCTCTACGAATACGAGCGCGGCGTGGTCTTTCGTCTCGGGCGGTTTTCCAGCGTCAAGGGCCCGGGGCTGCGCTTCATCATTCCGGGCGTCGATCGCCTGGTCAAGGTCAGCTTGCGTACCGTGGCCATGGATGTCCCGCCCCAGGACGTGATCACCAAGGACAACGTGTCGGTCAAGGTCAATGCCGTTATCTATTTTCGCGTCGTGGGACCCGAAAAAGCATTGATCGAAGTGGAAAACTACCTCTATGCCACCAGTCAGTTGGCTCAGACCTCCCTGCGCAGCGTGCTCGGCCAATCGGAGCTTGATGATCTGCTGGCCCATCGCGATCAGATCAACCAGCATCTTCAGGAGTTGCTCGATCGCCAGACCGACCCCTGGGGGGTGAAAATTTCCAATGTCGAGATCAAGCATGTCGATCTGCCCTCGGAGATGCAGCGGGCCATGGCGCGTCAGGCCGAGGCCGAGCGCGAGCGGCGCTCCAAGGTCATCCATGCCGAAGGGGAATTTCAGGCGTCCCAGCGGCTCTCCGACGCGGCGCGGATCATCTCGGCGGAGCAGGGCGCCTTGCAGCTGCGCTTTCTGCAAACCCTGACGGAAGTGGCGACGGAAAAAAATTCCACCATCATTTTTCCCGTGCCCATTGATCTGCTGCGTCCATTCCTGCAACAGGATCAAAAGAAATCCGAGTGACCAAGAATTGCCGGTACCCTTGTGGGCGGACTCAGCGAGTCCGCCTTTTTTTGCTCTTGAGTGTATCGGATATGGGAATTGCTGCGATGATGAGGATTTTTTTTGTTTAGTAATTTCGATAGGTTGCAAGTTAGAACAATATTCTACCTTGACAGCCCATGGACGCTTTGTTTATATGAGCCTCGCTGGCTTGATGGTCTAAGTTTTTAAATTTACTAAAAAATTTCAGCAAAGCTAAAGTGGGAACCTGTTTTTTTTATCGGGATTGTCGTTCACGTTGCGCCGGCGCACTTGGGGATGCCGGCCGGAGGAGGTTTCATGGCGGTAAAGAAGTTCAAGAAGGTGATGGCGGCCAACCGGGGCGAGATCGCCATCCGTATTTTTCGGGCTTGCACCGAGTTGGGCATCAAAACCCTGGCGATCTACTCGGAAGAGGACAAGATCTCCCTGCATCGCTACAAGGCCGACGAGGCTTATCAGATCGGCAAGGGCAAGGGGGCTATCGAAGCCTATCTGTCCATCGATGAGATCATCGACCTCGCGCGCAAGAAAGAGGTCGACGCCATCCATCCCGGCTATGGGTTTCTTTCGGAAAACCCGGATTTCGCCGAGGCCTGCGCCCGCGCCGGCATCGCCTTCATCGGCCCAACGCCGGAAATCCAGCGGCGCCTGGGCGACAAGGTCAGCGCTCGACTGGTGGCCATGGAAGCGGGGGTGCCCGTGGTTCCTGGAACCGAAAAACCCATCAGCACCGAAGAGCAGGCCCTGATCTTCGCCAAGGAAGCGGGTTATCCCATCATCATCAAGGCCGCCGCGGGCGGCGGGGGCCGCGGCATGCGCGTGGCGCGCTCCCAGCGCGAGTTGCTCGAAGGGCTCAAGAGCGCGGCTTCCGAGGCGCAGGCGGCCTTTGGCAACCCTTCGGTGTTTCTCGAAAAATACATCGAGCGGCCCAAGCATATCGAAGTGCAGATCATGGGCGACAGCCACGGCAACCTGGTGCATTTTTTCGAGCGCGACTGCTCCATCCAGCGCCGTCACCAAAAAGTCATCGAAATTGCCCCGTCCATCAGTCTGTCTCCCGAAAAGCGTCAGGAAGTCTGCGACATGGCGATGAAGATTGCCGGAGCCGTGGGCTATGTCAACGCCGGCACCGTCGAGTTTCTGCTGGATCAGCAGGGCAATTTCTACTTCATCGAGACCAACCCGCGCATTCAGGTCGAGCACACCGTCACCGAGATGGTGACCCAGCGCAATCTGGTGCAGATCCAGATTCGCGTGGCCGAAGGATACCGCCTCTCCGATCCCGAAATCGGCATCGCCGGCCAGGAGGACATCGAACTGCGCGGCTTTGCCATCCAGAGCCGCGTCACCACCGAGGATCCGCGCAACAACTTCGCTCCCGATTTCGGCACCATCAAGGTCTACCGCACCGCCGCCGGCTACGGCGTGCGCCTCGACGCCGGCCAGGGTTACGCGGGCGCGCAGGTCACGCCGCATTACGATTCGCTTTTGACCAAGATCACCACCTTTGGGCGCGGTTTCGCCGACGCGGCGCGCACCATGCACCGCGCCTTGCAGGAATTTCGCATCCGCGGCGTCAAGACCAACATCGGGTTTCTGGAGAACGTCATCACCCACCCGACCTTTCTGGCGGGGCAATGCGATACCTCCTTTCTCGACACGCACCCGGAGCTTTTTCAGATTCCCGTCAAGCGCGACCGCGCCAACAAGCTGCTGCGCTTCATCGGTCACACCGTGGTCAACGGCTACCCCGGCATCAAGCCGGAAAGAGCCCTGCGTTATCGCGACCTGCGCGTGGCCGAGGTCCCGGAAATTCATTACGACACGCCGCGGCCGCGGGGCACACGCGACATCCTGCGCGAAAAGGGCCCCGAGGGGTTGGCCCAGTGGGCGCTCAAGGAGCGCAGGCTCCTGATCACCGACACCACCATGCGCGATGCCCATCAGTCGCTCATGGCCACGCGCTTTCGCACCGCCGATCTGGAGCGCATCGCCGAGGCGACCAGCGTCTACGGCGGCGGCCTGTTTTCCCTGGAGATGTGGGGCGGGGCGACCTACGACGTCGCCATGCGCTTTCTGCGCGAGGATCCCTGGGAACGCCTCGACCGTCTGCGGGCCAAGATTCCCAACGTGCTGTTTCAGATGTTGCTGCGCGGCTCCAATGCCGTCGGCTACACCAACTACCCCGACAACGTGGTGCAGGAGTTCGTCAAAAAGGCCGCGGAGGGCGGCATCGACGTGTTCCGCATCTTTGATTCCCTTAACTGGACCAAGGGCATGGCGGTGGCCATGGAGGCGGTGCGCAAGAGCGGCACGGTGTGCGAGGCGGCCATGTGCTACACCGGCGACATCCTTGATCCCAAGCGCGACAAGTACCCCCTCTCTTACTACGTCGAGACGGCCAAGGAACTGGAGAAAATGGGCGCGCACATCCTCGGCATCAAGGACATGGCCGGGTTGCTCAAGCCCTTTGCCGCCGAGAAACTGATCAAGGCGCTCAAGGCCGAAATCGGCATTCCCATCCATCTGCACACCCACGACACCTCGAGCAACGGCGGCGCCATGCTGCTGATGGCTGCCCAGGCCGGCGTGGACATCGTCGATCTGGCCTTGTCCTCGGTGTCGGGGCTGACCGCCCAGCCCAATCTCAATGCGCTGCTGGCCGTGCTCGAAGGCACCATCTGGGATCCCAAGCTCGATCAGGAGGGTCTGCAGAAGTTGGCCAACTACTGGGAAACGGTGCGTACCTACTATGCGCCCTTCGAGTCGGAGCTGCGCAGTGGGACCGCCCAAGTCTACCATCACGAGCTCCCGGGAGGTCAGTACTCCAACTACAAGCCGCAGGTGGAGGGTTTGGGCCTGGGGCATCGCTGGGAAGAGTGCAAGGAGATGTACCGCAAGGTCAACGACATGTTCGGTGATGTCATCAAGGTGACGCCTTCCTCGAAAATCGTCGGCGACATGGCCATGTTCATGGTGCAGAACAATCTCGAACCCGAGGATGTCTATGCCCGCGGCCATGAACTGACCTTTCCGAAAGGGGTCATCGACTTTTTCAAGGGCATGATCGGGCAGCCCGTCGGCGGTTTTCCCGAAGAGTTGCAGAAGATCATCCTCAAGGATGAAAAACCCCTGACCTGTCGCCCCGGTGAATTGCTCGAACCGGTGGATTTCGCCGCGCGCAAGACCGAGCTTGAGGAAAAGGTCGGCCATAAGGTGAGCGAGCGCGACGTGCTTTCCGCTGTGCTCTATCCCGGCGTGTGGGAAGAGTTCGACGCCCATCGCCAGGAATTCGGCGACACCTCGGTGCTGCCCACCCCGGTGTTCTTCTACGGCATGGAAACCGGCGACGAGATCAACGTGGAAATCGAGCCGGGGAAAAACCTGATCGCGCGCCTGAACGCCGTGGGCAGCCTGCAGAAAGACGGCACGCGCAACATCTATTTCGAGCTCAATGGCGAACCGCGCCAGGTGACGGTGCAGGATCTCTCGGTGGAATCGGATCAGGCCAGTCATCAGAAGGCCGAAAAAGGCAACGCCAAGCATGTCGGCGCGCCGATGCCGGGCAAGGTGTTCAAGATTCTGGTCAAGGTCGGCGACGAGGTCAGCGCCGGCGATACCTTGTTGAGCACCGAAGCGATGAAGATGGAGACCAACGTCAAGGCGCGCGTCGGCGGAAAAATCGCCGAGATCCTCTTCAAGGAAGGCGAGTCCGTGCAGCAGGACGATCTGCTCCTGGTGTTCGAGTGAGCGGCGTGTAAGATCTTGAGATTGCATGAAGCCGGGCCCTGTGCCCGGCTTTTTTCTTGCGGATTGATGCCTTCTCAAAGCCTGGGACGCTGTGCTAGGCTTCCTGACGATGGTGCGCGAGGTTTTGCTTTCATGCGGGGGGAGCTTTCTTGAGACGGTTTGTCATTGTCATGCTGCTGTTGTTGTCCTTGCCTGGGTCGGGCCTGGGGGCCGGTTTGACGCAAGGCGACTGGATGAGGAGCCTGGTCGAGGGGTTGGGCCTGTCCTTTGGTTTGCCTGATCAGCCCGAGGAAGAGGATTACCGGCGGATTCTCTCCGGGCGGCGCACCCTGCGCGTCGAGGCCGAAGAGGCGCTGCTCCCCGAGAGTCTGGTGGCGATCAAGGATTTCACCAATTTCGGTGAATTCAGCGGCAGCGGCTGGGTGAGCGGCATCGCCTCGCCGACCACCGCGCGCCTCGCGTTTCTTCTGCCGCTGGCGGGAGATTATCGGGTCACGGCGGTGGTGCGCCTGCCCGGCCATGTGCTTCGCCTGGCCGGAAGGGAATTTCCCCTCTCCGGCGACAATTTTTTTACCTCCGTGGATCTCGGCACTTTGTTTCTGGATGCCGGCCTGCATGAGGTTGAACTCCGCCTGCCCCCCAATGGCGCCGTCGATTATCTTGAATTTCAGGCACCGGATCGACCCGAAATCGCTCCCCTCGGCGGCTGGCAGACAGCGCGCGCCTTGAGTCGCGCGGATCTGGCATTGACGGCGCTGCGCGCCCTGGATGTGGAAAACCTGCTGCCCCCTGCCGCGCCGGAGCTTCGCCTGGAGGCGGAAGACGCCGAGAATTCGGGCGGCGCGACGGTGGTGACGACGCGCT
This portion of the Geoalkalibacter sp. genome encodes:
- a CDS encoding pyruvate carboxylase — encoded protein: MAVKKFKKVMAANRGEIAIRIFRACTELGIKTLAIYSEEDKISLHRYKADEAYQIGKGKGAIEAYLSIDEIIDLARKKEVDAIHPGYGFLSENPDFAEACARAGIAFIGPTPEIQRRLGDKVSARLVAMEAGVPVVPGTEKPISTEEQALIFAKEAGYPIIIKAAAGGGGRGMRVARSQRELLEGLKSAASEAQAAFGNPSVFLEKYIERPKHIEVQIMGDSHGNLVHFFERDCSIQRRHQKVIEIAPSISLSPEKRQEVCDMAMKIAGAVGYVNAGTVEFLLDQQGNFYFIETNPRIQVEHTVTEMVTQRNLVQIQIRVAEGYRLSDPEIGIAGQEDIELRGFAIQSRVTTEDPRNNFAPDFGTIKVYRTAAGYGVRLDAGQGYAGAQVTPHYDSLLTKITTFGRGFADAARTMHRALQEFRIRGVKTNIGFLENVITHPTFLAGQCDTSFLDTHPELFQIPVKRDRANKLLRFIGHTVVNGYPGIKPERALRYRDLRVAEVPEIHYDTPRPRGTRDILREKGPEGLAQWALKERRLLITDTTMRDAHQSLMATRFRTADLERIAEATSVYGGGLFSLEMWGGATYDVAMRFLREDPWERLDRLRAKIPNVLFQMLLRGSNAVGYTNYPDNVVQEFVKKAAEGGIDVFRIFDSLNWTKGMAVAMEAVRKSGTVCEAAMCYTGDILDPKRDKYPLSYYVETAKELEKMGAHILGIKDMAGLLKPFAAEKLIKALKAEIGIPIHLHTHDTSSNGGAMLLMAAQAGVDIVDLALSSVSGLTAQPNLNALLAVLEGTIWDPKLDQEGLQKLANYWETVRTYYAPFESELRSGTAQVYHHELPGGQYSNYKPQVEGLGLGHRWEECKEMYRKVNDMFGDVIKVTPSSKIVGDMAMFMVQNNLEPEDVYARGHELTFPKGVIDFFKGMIGQPVGGFPEELQKIILKDEKPLTCRPGELLEPVDFAARKTELEEKVGHKVSERDVLSAVLYPGVWEEFDAHRQEFGDTSVLPTPVFFYGMETGDEINVEIEPGKNLIARLNAVGSLQKDGTRNIYFELNGEPRQVTVQDLSVESDQASHQKAEKGNAKHVGAPMPGKVFKILVKVGDEVSAGDTLLSTEAMKMETNVKARVGGKIAEILFKEGESVQQDDLLLVFE
- a CDS encoding slipin family protein; the encoded protein is MELPINIFWLVLLALLVAIVASAVRMLYEYERGVVFRLGRFSSVKGPGLRFIIPGVDRLVKVSLRTVAMDVPPQDVITKDNVSVKVNAVIYFRVVGPEKALIEVENYLYATSQLAQTSLRSVLGQSELDDLLAHRDQINQHLQELLDRQTDPWGVKISNVEIKHVDLPSEMQRAMARQAEAERERRSKVIHAEGEFQASQRLSDAARIISAEQGALQLRFLQTLTEVATEKNSTIIFPVPIDLLRPFLQQDQKKSE